One stretch of Labrus bergylta chromosome 24, fLabBer1.1, whole genome shotgun sequence DNA includes these proteins:
- the LOC110003782 gene encoding target of Nesh-SH3 isoform X7, producing the protein MACVALFLRVLILLLGGTLLLGGLAAQRTRVRRQNMKVQINATGDTIIMKFVRPSPDVKLEGYILGYGSSMFSKQFIPLPENGEPYETELDAEPKYLVAVQPIPVNDVKKHCTGKVNLEKPLHLVIGSVSPTAVLLSWGNHLKTPYEGNIMNECLEDGFYTIRYRERNRKWIYQTCPTGDTVVDNLKPNTPYEFGVRSNKDDRSSMWSKLVIHNTNMGNKNTQKPFKLRNPLAKPLKPLGPHTLFPPRLALHNRTHLPLFPGAPRTSFAPPEGRQETAEPNSPHVLLDKGNSFTNDTMKPSERPPALPSLMSTTARPADTTASPILKLTSGDDSHQGQTTNVPEMTFNPAGSLPRPSVPISKRPNLVGKPGDTDKVNNLKQTDKLPVLKPKVPPATVKPTKQERKQTSTAAPTTAGGRQETWEDSELFQSQPTSDVDALGKKRYVAPHVVYQTGKKPDEPCSITSSLNYFPQGERGDANVTAPPKSPPSNLTVVTVEGCPSFIILDWEKTDNDTTEYEVISTAKGPDGEQVSILTTNQTHTAVENLKPESSYEFKVKPKNELGEGPPSEPVSFSTESADPRVSENVSGKDAIWTQFPFKTDSYSDCHGKQYVKRTWYRKFVGVQLCNSLRYKIYLSDSLTGKFHNIGDQTGFGEDHCQFVDSFLDGRTGRQLQADQLPSRPGFYRAIRQEPVHFGQIGGPSHISYVSWYECGTPIPGKW; encoded by the exons ATGGCGTGCGTTGCTCTCTTTTTACGGGTCCTGATCCTGCTGCTGGGAGGGACGCTGCTGCTCGGCGGTTTGGCTGCACAGAGGACCAGAG TACGGCGTCAGAACATGAAGGTCCAGATTAACGCCACGGGCGACACCATCATCATGAAGTTTGTGCGTCCGAGTCCCGACGTGAAGCTGGAGGGTTACATTCTGGGTTACGGCAGCAGCATGTTCTCCAAACAGTTCATCCCGCTGCCCGAGAACGGAGAACCCTATGAGACGGAGCTGG acgCAGAGCCAAAGTACCTGGTGGCTGTCCAGCCAATCCCGGTCAATGACGTGAAGAAACACTGCACAG GGAAGGTGAACCTGGAGAAGCCGCTCCATCTGGTGATCGGCTCGGTCAGTCCTACCGCCGTGCTGTTGTCCTGGGGAAACCACCTGAAGACGCCGTACGAGGGGAACATAATGAACGAGTGTCTGGAGGACGG gttctATACCATCCgctacagagagaggaacaggaagtggaTCTATCAGACATGCCCGACTGGCGACACGGTTGTCGACAACCTCAAACCTAACACGCCGTATGAGTTCGGTGTTCGCTCCAACAAGGACGACCGCAGCAGCATGTGGAGCAAACTGGTCATCCACAACACCAACATGGGCA ATAAAAACACTCAGAAGCCATTTAAGCTGAGAAATCCTCTGGCTAAGCCTCTG AAACCTCTGGGCCCTCACACTCTCTTCCCTCCTCGTCTCG CACTGCACAACAGGACGcacctccctctcttccccGGAGCTCCTCGCACTTCTTTTG CGCCCCCTGAAGGTCGTCAGGAGACTGCAGAGCCTAACTCTCCTCATGTTTTACTGG ACAAAGGAAACTCTTTTACAAACGACACCATGAAACCATCAGAGCGTCCTCCGGCCCTCCCCTCCCTCATGTCCACCACAGCCCGTCCTGCAGACACCACAGCCTCCCCCATCCTTAAACTAACCTCCGGGGATGACTCACATCAGGGACAGACTACTAATGTGCCCGAGATGACCTTTAACCCTGCCG GTTCCCTCCCTCGTCCGTCTGTACCAATCAGCAAGAGACCCAACCTGGTGGGGaaacctggagacacag ATAAAGTCAACAACTTGAAGCAGACGGACAAACTGCCCGTCCTGAAACCCAAAGTACCTCCAGCAACCGTCAAACCCACCAAACAGGAACGCAAGCAGACGAGCACCGCTGCCCCGACCACAGCCG GCGGTCGTCAGGAGACGTGGGAGGACTCAGAGCTCTTTCAGTCTCAGCCGACCTCTGATGTCGACGCTTTGGGAAAAAAGCGTTACGTTG ctcctcacgTCGTCTACCAAACAGGAAAGAAACCCGATGAGCCGTGCTCCATCACCTCGTCTCTCAACTACTTCCCTCAGGGCGAACGTGGCGACGCCAACGTGACGGCCCCGCCCAAGTCTCCGCCCTCTAACCTCACGGTGGTGACCGTGGAGGGATGTCCGTCCTTCATCATCCTGGACTGGGAGAAAACCGACAACGACACCACAG AGTATGAAGTCATCTCCACCGCCAAAGGACCCGATGGTGAGCAGGTCTCCATCCTGACCACCAACCAGACTCACACGGCCGTGGAAAACCTCAAGCCTGAGAGCAG CTATGAGTTTAAGGTGAAGCCAAAGAACGAGCTGGGCGAGGGTCCTCCCAGTGAGCCGGTCTCCTTCAGCACAGAGTCAG CGGACCCTCGGGTGAGCGAGAATGTGTCAG GGAAAGACGCCATCTGGACGCAGTTTCCCTTCAAGACGGACTCGTACTCCGACTGTCACGGCAAACAGTACGTGAAGAGGACCTGGTACCGCAAGTTTGTGGGCGTGCAGCTGTGCAACTCGCTCAGGTACAAGATCTACCTGAGCGACTCGCTCACCG GTAAATTCCACAACATCGGAGATCAGACGGGCTTCGGGGAGGATCACTGTCAGTTCGTCGACTCGTTCCTAGACGGACGGACGGGCCGACAGCTCCAAGCCGACCAGCTGCCCTCCAGACCAG GTTTTTATCGTGCCATTCGTCAGGAGCCCGTCCACTTTGGACAGATCGGAGGCCCCTCCCATATCAGCTACGTGTCATGGTATGAGTGTGGGACGCCGATCCCCGGGAAGTGGTGA
- the LOC110003782 gene encoding target of Nesh-SH3 isoform X1 gives MACVALFLRVLILLLGGTLLLGGLAAQRTRVRRQNMKVQINATGDTIIMKFVRPSPDVKLEGYILGYGSSMFSKQFIPLPENGEPYETELDAEPKYLVAVQPIPVNDVKKHCTGKVNLEKPLHLVIGSVSPTAVLLSWGNHLKTPYEGNIMNECLEDGFYTIRYRERNRKWIYQTCPTGDTVVDNLKPNTPYEFGVRSNKDDRSSMWSKLVIHNTNMGNKNTQKPFKLRNPLAKPLKPLGPHTLFPPRLALHNRTHLPLFPGAPRTSFAPPEGRQETAEPNSPHVLLDKGNSFTNDTMKPSERPPALPSLMSTTARPADTTASPILKLTSGDDSHQGQTTNVPEMTFNPAAFVQSQDESSLLRSAQANERAQTNLWGQDSNRSPALTFQTYNPAAPLLVRSMRPASRNPLFPFSNRHPPSPSRASTSAHSSGILGVNGQPHRGGLSPPRPALWSRPRLGSLPRPSVPISKRPNLVGKPGDTDKVNNLKQTDKLPVLKPKVPPATVKPTKQERKQTSTAAPTTAGGRQETWEDSELFQSQPTSDVDALGKKRYVAPHVVYQTGKKPDEPCSITSSLNYFPQGERGDANVTAPPKSPPSNLTVVTVEGCPSFIILDWEKTDNDTTEYEVISTAKGPDGEQVSILTTNQTHTAVENLKPESSYEFKVKPKNELGEGPPSEPVSFSTESADPRVSENVSGKDAIWTQFPFKTDSYSDCHGKQYVKRTWYRKFVGVQLCNSLRYKIYLSDSLTGKFHNIGDQTGFGEDHCQFVDSFLDGRTGRQLQADQLPSRPGFYRAIRQEPVHFGQIGGPSHISYVSWYECGTPIPGKW, from the exons ATGGCGTGCGTTGCTCTCTTTTTACGGGTCCTGATCCTGCTGCTGGGAGGGACGCTGCTGCTCGGCGGTTTGGCTGCACAGAGGACCAGAG TACGGCGTCAGAACATGAAGGTCCAGATTAACGCCACGGGCGACACCATCATCATGAAGTTTGTGCGTCCGAGTCCCGACGTGAAGCTGGAGGGTTACATTCTGGGTTACGGCAGCAGCATGTTCTCCAAACAGTTCATCCCGCTGCCCGAGAACGGAGAACCCTATGAGACGGAGCTGG acgCAGAGCCAAAGTACCTGGTGGCTGTCCAGCCAATCCCGGTCAATGACGTGAAGAAACACTGCACAG GGAAGGTGAACCTGGAGAAGCCGCTCCATCTGGTGATCGGCTCGGTCAGTCCTACCGCCGTGCTGTTGTCCTGGGGAAACCACCTGAAGACGCCGTACGAGGGGAACATAATGAACGAGTGTCTGGAGGACGG gttctATACCATCCgctacagagagaggaacaggaagtggaTCTATCAGACATGCCCGACTGGCGACACGGTTGTCGACAACCTCAAACCTAACACGCCGTATGAGTTCGGTGTTCGCTCCAACAAGGACGACCGCAGCAGCATGTGGAGCAAACTGGTCATCCACAACACCAACATGGGCA ATAAAAACACTCAGAAGCCATTTAAGCTGAGAAATCCTCTGGCTAAGCCTCTG AAACCTCTGGGCCCTCACACTCTCTTCCCTCCTCGTCTCG CACTGCACAACAGGACGcacctccctctcttccccGGAGCTCCTCGCACTTCTTTTG CGCCCCCTGAAGGTCGTCAGGAGACTGCAGAGCCTAACTCTCCTCATGTTTTACTGG ACAAAGGAAACTCTTTTACAAACGACACCATGAAACCATCAGAGCGTCCTCCGGCCCTCCCCTCCCTCATGTCCACCACAGCCCGTCCTGCAGACACCACAGCCTCCCCCATCCTTAAACTAACCTCCGGGGATGACTCACATCAGGGACAGACTACTAATGTGCCCGAGATGACCTTTAACCCTGCCG CTTTCGTCCAATCACAGGATGAATCATCCCTGCTGAGATCGGCTCAGGCCAATGAGAGAGCCCAAACTAACCTCTGGG GTCAGGACAGCAATCGGTCTCCTGCGCTGACTTTTCAGACCTACAACCCGGCAGCTCCCCTGCTGGTCAGATCCATGAGGCCTGCGTCCAGGAACCCTCTGTTCCCCTTCTCTAACagacaccccccctccccctctagAGCCAGTACCTCAGCTCACAGCTCGGGGATACTCGGGG TAAACGGACAGCCTCATCGGGGGGGCCTCTCCCCACCTCGACCAGCCTTATGGTCCAGACCTCGACTCG GTTCCCTCCCTCGTCCGTCTGTACCAATCAGCAAGAGACCCAACCTGGTGGGGaaacctggagacacag ATAAAGTCAACAACTTGAAGCAGACGGACAAACTGCCCGTCCTGAAACCCAAAGTACCTCCAGCAACCGTCAAACCCACCAAACAGGAACGCAAGCAGACGAGCACCGCTGCCCCGACCACAGCCG GCGGTCGTCAGGAGACGTGGGAGGACTCAGAGCTCTTTCAGTCTCAGCCGACCTCTGATGTCGACGCTTTGGGAAAAAAGCGTTACGTTG ctcctcacgTCGTCTACCAAACAGGAAAGAAACCCGATGAGCCGTGCTCCATCACCTCGTCTCTCAACTACTTCCCTCAGGGCGAACGTGGCGACGCCAACGTGACGGCCCCGCCCAAGTCTCCGCCCTCTAACCTCACGGTGGTGACCGTGGAGGGATGTCCGTCCTTCATCATCCTGGACTGGGAGAAAACCGACAACGACACCACAG AGTATGAAGTCATCTCCACCGCCAAAGGACCCGATGGTGAGCAGGTCTCCATCCTGACCACCAACCAGACTCACACGGCCGTGGAAAACCTCAAGCCTGAGAGCAG CTATGAGTTTAAGGTGAAGCCAAAGAACGAGCTGGGCGAGGGTCCTCCCAGTGAGCCGGTCTCCTTCAGCACAGAGTCAG CGGACCCTCGGGTGAGCGAGAATGTGTCAG GGAAAGACGCCATCTGGACGCAGTTTCCCTTCAAGACGGACTCGTACTCCGACTGTCACGGCAAACAGTACGTGAAGAGGACCTGGTACCGCAAGTTTGTGGGCGTGCAGCTGTGCAACTCGCTCAGGTACAAGATCTACCTGAGCGACTCGCTCACCG GTAAATTCCACAACATCGGAGATCAGACGGGCTTCGGGGAGGATCACTGTCAGTTCGTCGACTCGTTCCTAGACGGACGGACGGGCCGACAGCTCCAAGCCGACCAGCTGCCCTCCAGACCAG GTTTTTATCGTGCCATTCGTCAGGAGCCCGTCCACTTTGGACAGATCGGAGGCCCCTCCCATATCAGCTACGTGTCATGGTATGAGTGTGGGACGCCGATCCCCGGGAAGTGGTGA
- the LOC110003782 gene encoding target of Nesh-SH3 isoform X10, which produces MACVALFLRVLILLLGGTLLLGGLAAQRTRVRRQNMKVQINATGDTIIMKFVRPSPDVKLEGYILGYGSSMFSKQFIPLPENGEPYETELDAEPKYLVAVQPIPVNDVKKHCTGKVNLEKPLHLVIGSVSPTAVLLSWGNHLKTPYEGNIMNECLEDGFYTIRYRERNRKWIYQTCPTGDTVVDNLKPNTPYEFGVRSNKDDRSSMWSKLVIHNTNMGNKNTQKPFKLRNPLAKPLKPLGPHTLFPPRLALHNRTHLPLFPGAPRTSFAPPEGRQETAEPNSPHVLLVNGQPHRGGLSPPRPALWSRPRLGSLPRPSVPISKRPNLVGKPGDTDKVNNLKQTDKLPVLKPKVPPATVKPTKQERKQTSTAAPTTAGGRQETWEDSELFQSQPTSDVDALGKKRYVAPHVVYQTGKKPDEPCSITSSLNYFPQGERGDANVTAPPKSPPSNLTVVTVEGCPSFIILDWEKTDNDTTEYEVISTAKGPDGEQVSILTTNQTHTAVENLKPESSYEFKVKPKNELGEGPPSEPVSFSTESADPRVSENVSGKDAIWTQFPFKTDSYSDCHGKQYVKRTWYRKFVGVQLCNSLRYKIYLSDSLTGKFHNIGDQTGFGEDHCQFVDSFLDGRTGRQLQADQLPSRPGFYRAIRQEPVHFGQIGGPSHISYVSWYECGTPIPGKW; this is translated from the exons ATGGCGTGCGTTGCTCTCTTTTTACGGGTCCTGATCCTGCTGCTGGGAGGGACGCTGCTGCTCGGCGGTTTGGCTGCACAGAGGACCAGAG TACGGCGTCAGAACATGAAGGTCCAGATTAACGCCACGGGCGACACCATCATCATGAAGTTTGTGCGTCCGAGTCCCGACGTGAAGCTGGAGGGTTACATTCTGGGTTACGGCAGCAGCATGTTCTCCAAACAGTTCATCCCGCTGCCCGAGAACGGAGAACCCTATGAGACGGAGCTGG acgCAGAGCCAAAGTACCTGGTGGCTGTCCAGCCAATCCCGGTCAATGACGTGAAGAAACACTGCACAG GGAAGGTGAACCTGGAGAAGCCGCTCCATCTGGTGATCGGCTCGGTCAGTCCTACCGCCGTGCTGTTGTCCTGGGGAAACCACCTGAAGACGCCGTACGAGGGGAACATAATGAACGAGTGTCTGGAGGACGG gttctATACCATCCgctacagagagaggaacaggaagtggaTCTATCAGACATGCCCGACTGGCGACACGGTTGTCGACAACCTCAAACCTAACACGCCGTATGAGTTCGGTGTTCGCTCCAACAAGGACGACCGCAGCAGCATGTGGAGCAAACTGGTCATCCACAACACCAACATGGGCA ATAAAAACACTCAGAAGCCATTTAAGCTGAGAAATCCTCTGGCTAAGCCTCTG AAACCTCTGGGCCCTCACACTCTCTTCCCTCCTCGTCTCG CACTGCACAACAGGACGcacctccctctcttccccGGAGCTCCTCGCACTTCTTTTG CGCCCCCTGAAGGTCGTCAGGAGACTGCAGAGCCTAACTCTCCTCATGTTTTACTGG TAAACGGACAGCCTCATCGGGGGGGCCTCTCCCCACCTCGACCAGCCTTATGGTCCAGACCTCGACTCG GTTCCCTCCCTCGTCCGTCTGTACCAATCAGCAAGAGACCCAACCTGGTGGGGaaacctggagacacag ATAAAGTCAACAACTTGAAGCAGACGGACAAACTGCCCGTCCTGAAACCCAAAGTACCTCCAGCAACCGTCAAACCCACCAAACAGGAACGCAAGCAGACGAGCACCGCTGCCCCGACCACAGCCG GCGGTCGTCAGGAGACGTGGGAGGACTCAGAGCTCTTTCAGTCTCAGCCGACCTCTGATGTCGACGCTTTGGGAAAAAAGCGTTACGTTG ctcctcacgTCGTCTACCAAACAGGAAAGAAACCCGATGAGCCGTGCTCCATCACCTCGTCTCTCAACTACTTCCCTCAGGGCGAACGTGGCGACGCCAACGTGACGGCCCCGCCCAAGTCTCCGCCCTCTAACCTCACGGTGGTGACCGTGGAGGGATGTCCGTCCTTCATCATCCTGGACTGGGAGAAAACCGACAACGACACCACAG AGTATGAAGTCATCTCCACCGCCAAAGGACCCGATGGTGAGCAGGTCTCCATCCTGACCACCAACCAGACTCACACGGCCGTGGAAAACCTCAAGCCTGAGAGCAG CTATGAGTTTAAGGTGAAGCCAAAGAACGAGCTGGGCGAGGGTCCTCCCAGTGAGCCGGTCTCCTTCAGCACAGAGTCAG CGGACCCTCGGGTGAGCGAGAATGTGTCAG GGAAAGACGCCATCTGGACGCAGTTTCCCTTCAAGACGGACTCGTACTCCGACTGTCACGGCAAACAGTACGTGAAGAGGACCTGGTACCGCAAGTTTGTGGGCGTGCAGCTGTGCAACTCGCTCAGGTACAAGATCTACCTGAGCGACTCGCTCACCG GTAAATTCCACAACATCGGAGATCAGACGGGCTTCGGGGAGGATCACTGTCAGTTCGTCGACTCGTTCCTAGACGGACGGACGGGCCGACAGCTCCAAGCCGACCAGCTGCCCTCCAGACCAG GTTTTTATCGTGCCATTCGTCAGGAGCCCGTCCACTTTGGACAGATCGGAGGCCCCTCCCATATCAGCTACGTGTCATGGTATGAGTGTGGGACGCCGATCCCCGGGAAGTGGTGA
- the LOC110003782 gene encoding target of Nesh-SH3 isoform X9 has protein sequence MACVALFLRVLILLLGGTLLLGGLAAQRTRVRRQNMKVQINATGDTIIMKFVRPSPDVKLEGYILGYGSSMFSKQFIPLPENGEPYETELDAEPKYLVAVQPIPVNDVKKHCTGKVNLEKPLHLVIGSVSPTAVLLSWGNHLKTPYEGNIMNECLEDGFYTIRYRERNRKWIYQTCPTGDTVVDNLKPNTPYEFGVRSNKDDRSSMWSKLVIHNTNMGNKNTQKPFKLRNPLAKPLKPLGPHTLFPPRLALHNRTHLPLFPGAPRTSFAFVQSQDESSLLRSAQANERAQTNLWVNGQPHRGGLSPPRPALWSRPRLGSLPRPSVPISKRPNLVGKPGDTDKVNNLKQTDKLPVLKPKVPPATVKPTKQERKQTSTAAPTTAGGRQETWEDSELFQSQPTSDVDALGKKRYVAPHVVYQTGKKPDEPCSITSSLNYFPQGERGDANVTAPPKSPPSNLTVVTVEGCPSFIILDWEKTDNDTTEYEVISTAKGPDGEQVSILTTNQTHTAVENLKPESSYEFKVKPKNELGEGPPSEPVSFSTESADPRVSENVSGKDAIWTQFPFKTDSYSDCHGKQYVKRTWYRKFVGVQLCNSLRYKIYLSDSLTGKFHNIGDQTGFGEDHCQFVDSFLDGRTGRQLQADQLPSRPGFYRAIRQEPVHFGQIGGPSHISYVSWYECGTPIPGKW, from the exons ATGGCGTGCGTTGCTCTCTTTTTACGGGTCCTGATCCTGCTGCTGGGAGGGACGCTGCTGCTCGGCGGTTTGGCTGCACAGAGGACCAGAG TACGGCGTCAGAACATGAAGGTCCAGATTAACGCCACGGGCGACACCATCATCATGAAGTTTGTGCGTCCGAGTCCCGACGTGAAGCTGGAGGGTTACATTCTGGGTTACGGCAGCAGCATGTTCTCCAAACAGTTCATCCCGCTGCCCGAGAACGGAGAACCCTATGAGACGGAGCTGG acgCAGAGCCAAAGTACCTGGTGGCTGTCCAGCCAATCCCGGTCAATGACGTGAAGAAACACTGCACAG GGAAGGTGAACCTGGAGAAGCCGCTCCATCTGGTGATCGGCTCGGTCAGTCCTACCGCCGTGCTGTTGTCCTGGGGAAACCACCTGAAGACGCCGTACGAGGGGAACATAATGAACGAGTGTCTGGAGGACGG gttctATACCATCCgctacagagagaggaacaggaagtggaTCTATCAGACATGCCCGACTGGCGACACGGTTGTCGACAACCTCAAACCTAACACGCCGTATGAGTTCGGTGTTCGCTCCAACAAGGACGACCGCAGCAGCATGTGGAGCAAACTGGTCATCCACAACACCAACATGGGCA ATAAAAACACTCAGAAGCCATTTAAGCTGAGAAATCCTCTGGCTAAGCCTCTG AAACCTCTGGGCCCTCACACTCTCTTCCCTCCTCGTCTCG CACTGCACAACAGGACGcacctccctctcttccccGGAGCTCCTCGCACTTCTTTTG CTTTCGTCCAATCACAGGATGAATCATCCCTGCTGAGATCGGCTCAGGCCAATGAGAGAGCCCAAACTAACCTCTGGG TAAACGGACAGCCTCATCGGGGGGGCCTCTCCCCACCTCGACCAGCCTTATGGTCCAGACCTCGACTCG GTTCCCTCCCTCGTCCGTCTGTACCAATCAGCAAGAGACCCAACCTGGTGGGGaaacctggagacacag ATAAAGTCAACAACTTGAAGCAGACGGACAAACTGCCCGTCCTGAAACCCAAAGTACCTCCAGCAACCGTCAAACCCACCAAACAGGAACGCAAGCAGACGAGCACCGCTGCCCCGACCACAGCCG GCGGTCGTCAGGAGACGTGGGAGGACTCAGAGCTCTTTCAGTCTCAGCCGACCTCTGATGTCGACGCTTTGGGAAAAAAGCGTTACGTTG ctcctcacgTCGTCTACCAAACAGGAAAGAAACCCGATGAGCCGTGCTCCATCACCTCGTCTCTCAACTACTTCCCTCAGGGCGAACGTGGCGACGCCAACGTGACGGCCCCGCCCAAGTCTCCGCCCTCTAACCTCACGGTGGTGACCGTGGAGGGATGTCCGTCCTTCATCATCCTGGACTGGGAGAAAACCGACAACGACACCACAG AGTATGAAGTCATCTCCACCGCCAAAGGACCCGATGGTGAGCAGGTCTCCATCCTGACCACCAACCAGACTCACACGGCCGTGGAAAACCTCAAGCCTGAGAGCAG CTATGAGTTTAAGGTGAAGCCAAAGAACGAGCTGGGCGAGGGTCCTCCCAGTGAGCCGGTCTCCTTCAGCACAGAGTCAG CGGACCCTCGGGTGAGCGAGAATGTGTCAG GGAAAGACGCCATCTGGACGCAGTTTCCCTTCAAGACGGACTCGTACTCCGACTGTCACGGCAAACAGTACGTGAAGAGGACCTGGTACCGCAAGTTTGTGGGCGTGCAGCTGTGCAACTCGCTCAGGTACAAGATCTACCTGAGCGACTCGCTCACCG GTAAATTCCACAACATCGGAGATCAGACGGGCTTCGGGGAGGATCACTGTCAGTTCGTCGACTCGTTCCTAGACGGACGGACGGGCCGACAGCTCCAAGCCGACCAGCTGCCCTCCAGACCAG GTTTTTATCGTGCCATTCGTCAGGAGCCCGTCCACTTTGGACAGATCGGAGGCCCCTCCCATATCAGCTACGTGTCATGGTATGAGTGTGGGACGCCGATCCCCGGGAAGTGGTGA